Proteins from one Salmo salar chromosome ssa07, Ssal_v3.1, whole genome shotgun sequence genomic window:
- the LOC106609038 gene encoding keratocan, translated as MALLLALSSVLLLVGPALAQSPDMSYEDYMAQVQACPKECRCPPSFPNAVYCDNKTLKRIPTIPPHTWYLYLQNNLIDVLSIDAFRNATQLRWINLNHNRITSEGMEEGALAAMLRLVHLYMDDNLLSSVPANLPSSLEQLRLSRNRISKIPAGVFSGLDRLTLLELQGNKLQDDAVTELSLKGLSNLVQINLAKNQLTTMPLGLPITITQLFLDNNAIEKIPADYFKGLPKVAFLRLNRNKLGNGGLPKNVFNMSSILDLQLSHNQLTQVPMIPSGLEHLHLDHNQIKSVNGSDICPVSADALEGYATETAPKLRYLRLDGNEIKPPIPRDLMVCFRLLRSIVI; from the exons ATGGCGCTTCTCCTGGCCCTTTCCTCCGTCCTCCTTCTGGTCGGTCCGGCTCTGGCACAGAGCCCGGACATGTCCTACGAAGACTACATGGCCCAGGTACAGGCCTGTCCCAAAGAGTGCCGCTGCCCGCCCAGCTTCCCCAACGCCGTCTACTGCGACAACAAGACTCTGAAGCGCATCCCCAccatccccccacacacctggtatcTCTACCTGCAGAACAACCTCATCGACGTACTGTCAATAGACGCTTTCCGCAACGCCACGCAGCTCCGCTGGATCAACCTCAACCACAACCGCATCACCAGCGAGGGCATGGAGGAGGGTGCCCTGGCCGCCATGCTCCGCCTGGTCCACCTCTACATGGATGACAACCTGCTGAGCTCCGTCCCGGCCAACCTGCCCTCCAGCCTGGAGCAGCTGCGCCTCTCCCGCAACCGCATCTCCAAGATCCCCGCCGGGGTGTTCTCAGGTCTGGATCGGCTGACACTGCTGGAACTGCAGGGGAACAAGCTCCAGGATGACGCAGTGACCGAGTTGAGCCTGAAGGGCCTGAGCAACCTGGTCCAGATCAACCTGGCCAAGAACCAGCTTACCACCATGCCCCTGGGCCTCCCCATCACCATCACCCAGCTCTTCCTGGACAACAATGCCATTGAGAAGATCCCCGCTGACTACTTCAAGGGTCTACCCAAGGTGGCCTTCCTCAGGCTCAACCGCAACAAGCTGGGAAACGGCGGGCTGCCCAAGAACGTGTTCAACATGTCCAGCATCCTGGACCTGCAGTTGTCACATAACCAACTAACTCAGGTTCCTATGATCCCCTCAGGCCTGGAACACCTCCACCTGGACCACAACCAGATTAAGA GTGTGAATGGATCTGATATCTGCCCTGTGTCGGCTGATGCTCTGGAGGGCTATGCCACTGAGACCGCTCCTAAACTCCGCTACCTCCGTCTCGATGGCAATGAGATCAAGCCACCAATACCCAGAGACCTTATGGTGTGCTTCCGTCTCCTCAGGTCCATCGTCATTTAA
- the LOC106576454 gene encoding lumican isoform X1, protein MDSCHFLKGSCSVVPSTVMFPLRVPIFAVLVSLTVGQYDDYDYQPASQYGPSSANCAQECECPINFPTAMYCDSRNLKFVPIVPSGIKYLYLQNNLIEEIKAGVFDNVTAELRWLVLDHNQITNEKVAKGTIDKLTGLHKILFSFNKLTEAVIPPSKSLDELKMMNNQLSKFPAGSLAGMQNLTSVHLQNNELTSKALNGVFKGLNKLVAIDLTNNKLKKLPSGMPSSLETFYGDHNDISSIAAGDLKELPKLAYLRLAYNQMTDAGIPAGVLNVTSLIELDLSYNKLQSIPEINEQLEHLYLQVNQINKFNLENICKFSGPLNYSRLKTLRLDGNNLTHADLPHDSSNCLRQASDIIFD, encoded by the exons ATGGACTCTTGTCATTTCCTGAAGGGTTCCTGCTCGGTTGTCCCTAG TACAGTTATGTTTCCCCTCCGTGTCCCCATCTTTGCCGTGCTGGTCAGCCTGACCGTGGGTCAGTACGATGACTACGACTACCAGCCGGCCTCCCAGTACGGCCCATCCAGCGCCAACTGTGCCCAGGAATGCGAGTGCCCCATCAACTTCCCCACTGCCATGTACTGTGACTCCCGCAACCTTAAGTTTGTGCCCATTGTGCCCTCAGGCATCAAGTACCTGTACCTGCAGAACAACCTGATCGAGGAGATCAAGGCTGGGGTCTTCGACAACGTCACAGCTGAACTCCGTTGGCTGGTTCTGGACCATAACCAGATCACCAATGAGAAGGTGGCCAAGGGAACCATCGACAAGCTGACCGGACTTCATAAGATCTTGTTCAGCTTCAACAAACTGACGGAAGCTGTGATCCCTCCCTCCAAGTCATTGGACGAGCTAAAGATGATGAACAACCAGCTGTCCAAGTTCCCTGCAGGGAGTCTGGCCGGCATGCAGAACCTGACCTCGGTCCACCTCCAGAACAACGAGCTGACCTCTAAAGCTCTTAACGGGGTCTTCAAGGGCCTCAACAAGCTGGTGGCCATAGACTTGACCAACAACAAGCTGAAGAAGCTGCCCTCAGGCATGCCCAGTTCGCTGGAGACCTTCTATGGCGATCACAATGACATCAGCAGCATTGCCGCCGGGGACCTCAAAGAGCTGCCCAAGCTGGCGTACCTGAGGTTGGCCTACAATCAGATGACGGACGCAGGGATTCCGGCGGGCGTGTTAAACGTGACGAGCCTGATCGAGCTGGATCTGTCCTACAACAAGCTGCAGTCCATCCCTGAGATCAACGAACAGCTGGAGCATCTCTATCTGCAGGTCAACCAAATCAACA AGTTCAACCTGGAGAATATTTGCAAGTTCTCTGGCCCTCTTAACTACTCCAGACTGAAGACCCTGCGTCTGGATGGGAACAACCTCACACATGCCGACCTACCCCATGACTCCTCCAACTGCCTGCGCCAGGCCTCTGACATCATCTTCGACTAA
- the LOC106576454 gene encoding lumican isoform X2, which produces MFPLRVPIFAVLVSLTVGQYDDYDYQPASQYGPSSANCAQECECPINFPTAMYCDSRNLKFVPIVPSGIKYLYLQNNLIEEIKAGVFDNVTAELRWLVLDHNQITNEKVAKGTIDKLTGLHKILFSFNKLTEAVIPPSKSLDELKMMNNQLSKFPAGSLAGMQNLTSVHLQNNELTSKALNGVFKGLNKLVAIDLTNNKLKKLPSGMPSSLETFYGDHNDISSIAAGDLKELPKLAYLRLAYNQMTDAGIPAGVLNVTSLIELDLSYNKLQSIPEINEQLEHLYLQVNQINKFNLENICKFSGPLNYSRLKTLRLDGNNLTHADLPHDSSNCLRQASDIIFD; this is translated from the exons ATGTTTCCCCTCCGTGTCCCCATCTTTGCCGTGCTGGTCAGCCTGACCGTGGGTCAGTACGATGACTACGACTACCAGCCGGCCTCCCAGTACGGCCCATCCAGCGCCAACTGTGCCCAGGAATGCGAGTGCCCCATCAACTTCCCCACTGCCATGTACTGTGACTCCCGCAACCTTAAGTTTGTGCCCATTGTGCCCTCAGGCATCAAGTACCTGTACCTGCAGAACAACCTGATCGAGGAGATCAAGGCTGGGGTCTTCGACAACGTCACAGCTGAACTCCGTTGGCTGGTTCTGGACCATAACCAGATCACCAATGAGAAGGTGGCCAAGGGAACCATCGACAAGCTGACCGGACTTCATAAGATCTTGTTCAGCTTCAACAAACTGACGGAAGCTGTGATCCCTCCCTCCAAGTCATTGGACGAGCTAAAGATGATGAACAACCAGCTGTCCAAGTTCCCTGCAGGGAGTCTGGCCGGCATGCAGAACCTGACCTCGGTCCACCTCCAGAACAACGAGCTGACCTCTAAAGCTCTTAACGGGGTCTTCAAGGGCCTCAACAAGCTGGTGGCCATAGACTTGACCAACAACAAGCTGAAGAAGCTGCCCTCAGGCATGCCCAGTTCGCTGGAGACCTTCTATGGCGATCACAATGACATCAGCAGCATTGCCGCCGGGGACCTCAAAGAGCTGCCCAAGCTGGCGTACCTGAGGTTGGCCTACAATCAGATGACGGACGCAGGGATTCCGGCGGGCGTGTTAAACGTGACGAGCCTGATCGAGCTGGATCTGTCCTACAACAAGCTGCAGTCCATCCCTGAGATCAACGAACAGCTGGAGCATCTCTATCTGCAGGTCAACCAAATCAACA AGTTCAACCTGGAGAATATTTGCAAGTTCTCTGGCCCTCTTAACTACTCCAGACTGAAGACCCTGCGTCTGGATGGGAACAACCTCACACATGCCGACCTACCCCATGACTCCTCCAACTGCCTGCGCCAGGCCTCTGACATCATCTTCGACTAA